The Pseudophaeobacter arcticus DSM 23566 genome includes a region encoding these proteins:
- a CDS encoding NADP-dependent isocitrate dehydrogenase codes for MTENSNPDILYTIVDEAPELASASFLPIIRKFAAAADVSVGTKDISLAGRIISTFPEKLSPEQRQSDDLAELGELVKTPDANVIKLPNVSASVPQLVAAIEELQALGYDIPSYPEEPTTDAEKDARARYDGLKGSAVNPVLREGNSDRRAARAVKNYAQNNPHSMGAWTGDSKTKVSSMTDGDFYANEKAATITAAQAGDAKIEFVAKDGAVTVLKDGWMLEAGTIADATFMSAAALSAFLAEAIEDTKADGTMFSLHLKATMMKVSDPIIFGHAVKAWLAPVFDKFGAEMEALGVNANSGMGDLLDRVAGNADIMAAIKAVTAERPAMYMVDSDKGITNLHVPSDVIIDASMPAVIRAGGKGWDAAGNKGDTNCVIPDRCYATIYDEAINFFKANGALDVTTVGSVANVGLMAQKAEEYGSHPTTFEAPADGTIRVVLANGEILHSQDVEAGDIWRACTAKQAPIENWIELALDRQRLTGSEAIFWLDENRAHDAELIKYVKPALEAAGKADLFQIMAPREATAQSLKTITAGKDSIAITGNVLRDYLTDLFPILELGTSAKMLSIVKLMKGGGLFETGAGGSAPKHVQQLVEQNHLRWDSMGEFCALSESLKFLADSKGNAKAGVLGAAAEVATQGILDNNKSPSRKVGEPDNRDSHYWFARYWAEALAAQGDDADLAAEFAPIAKALADGEEAILAELAAVQGPAADIGGYYRPSAELKAKVMRPSATLNAIIG; via the coding sequence ATGACAGAAAATTCAAACCCCGACATTCTGTATACCATCGTAGACGAAGCCCCCGAGCTGGCCTCGGCGTCCTTTCTGCCGATCATCCGCAAGTTCGCCGCTGCCGCCGATGTCAGCGTTGGCACCAAAGACATTTCCCTGGCCGGCCGCATCATCTCGACCTTCCCAGAGAAGCTGAGCCCAGAACAGCGTCAATCCGACGATCTGGCAGAATTGGGCGAGCTGGTCAAAACGCCCGACGCCAATGTCATCAAGCTGCCAAATGTTTCGGCCTCTGTGCCGCAGCTGGTCGCCGCCATCGAAGAACTGCAGGCCCTGGGCTATGACATCCCTTCGTATCCCGAAGAACCCACAACCGATGCTGAAAAAGACGCGCGCGCGCGGTATGACGGCCTGAAAGGCTCTGCCGTGAACCCGGTTCTGCGCGAAGGCAATTCGGACCGCCGCGCGGCCCGCGCCGTGAAGAACTACGCCCAGAACAACCCGCACTCGATGGGCGCCTGGACTGGCGACAGCAAAACCAAAGTCTCGTCTATGACCGACGGCGATTTTTATGCCAATGAGAAAGCTGCCACCATCACCGCCGCCCAGGCTGGTGACGCCAAGATCGAATTTGTCGCCAAGGATGGCGCGGTCACCGTGCTGAAAGACGGCTGGATGCTGGAGGCCGGTACAATTGCAGATGCAACATTCATGTCCGCTGCTGCCCTGTCCGCCTTCCTGGCTGAAGCCATTGAAGACACCAAGGCAGACGGTACCATGTTTTCGCTACACCTGAAGGCCACCATGATGAAGGTCTCCGACCCGATCATCTTTGGTCACGCGGTCAAGGCCTGGCTGGCACCGGTGTTCGACAAATTTGGCGCAGAAATGGAAGCCCTGGGTGTCAATGCCAACTCCGGCATGGGGGATCTGCTGGACCGTGTTGCCGGCAACGCCGACATCATGGCCGCGATCAAAGCCGTCACCGCAGAGCGTCCCGCCATGTATATGGTCGACAGCGACAAGGGCATCACCAACCTTCACGTGCCCTCCGATGTGATCATCGACGCCTCGATGCCCGCCGTGATCCGCGCCGGCGGCAAGGGCTGGGATGCCGCAGGCAACAAAGGCGACACCAACTGTGTCATCCCCGATCGTTGCTATGCCACCATCTACGACGAGGCGATCAATTTCTTCAAAGCCAATGGCGCGCTGGACGTGACCACGGTAGGCTCTGTCGCCAACGTTGGTCTGATGGCGCAAAAGGCCGAAGAATACGGCAGCCACCCAACCACATTCGAGGCCCCTGCCGATGGCACCATCCGGGTGGTTCTGGCCAATGGCGAAATCCTGCATTCACAGGATGTGGAGGCTGGCGATATCTGGCGTGCCTGCACCGCCAAACAGGCGCCGATTGAAAACTGGATCGAACTGGCGCTGGATCGCCAGCGTCTGACCGGATCCGAGGCGATCTTCTGGCTGGATGAAAACCGCGCCCATGACGCCGAGCTGATCAAATATGTCAAACCCGCGCTGGAAGCGGCAGGCAAGGCGGATCTGTTCCAGATCATGGCCCCACGGGAAGCAACAGCCCAGTCGCTGAAGACCATCACCGCAGGCAAGGACAGCATCGCCATCACCGGCAACGTGCTGCGCGACTATCTGACCGATCTGTTCCCGATCCTGGAACTGGGCACCTCGGCCAAGATGCTGTCGATCGTGAAGCTGATGAAAGGTGGCGGCCTGTTTGAAACCGGGGCCGGTGGCTCCGCGCCCAAACACGTGCAGCAGCTGGTAGAGCAAAACCACCTGCGCTGGGACTCGATGGGGGAATTCTGCGCCCTGAGCGAAAGCCTGAAATTCCTGGCAGACAGCAAGGGCAACGCCAAAGCCGGCGTGCTGGGCGCTGCAGCCGAGGTGGCAACCCAGGGTATTCTGGACAACAACAAATCGCCCTCGCGCAAAGTTGGTGAACCCGACAACCGCGACAGCCATTACTGGTTTGCCCGCTACTGGGCCGAGGCCCTGGCAGCGCAGGGTGACGACGCAGATCTGGCCGCAGAATTTGCCCCCATTGCCAAGGCGCTGGCTGACGGCGAAGAGGCCATTCTTGCGGAACTGGCAGCAGTACAGGGCCCGGCTGCGGATATTGGCGGCTATTACCGGCCCTCAGCCGAGCTGAAAGCCAAGGTGATGCGCCCCTCGGCAACGCTGAATGCCATTATTGGCTAA